From Nicotiana tabacum cultivar K326 chromosome 15, ASM71507v2, whole genome shotgun sequence, the proteins below share one genomic window:
- the LOC107765167 gene encoding REF/SRPP-like protein At1g67360: MATDKVEMEKSEENLKHLGFVRVLAINTAVLVSNLYEYAKQNSGPLRSTLGTVENAVTTVVRPVYERLKGVPDEVLIFLDQKVDDGAAKFDEHAPPLAKKVVSKAQSVFQKASEVAQNLFKEVQVAGPRAAINHAGALSKQLATSQVAVLWYHVNHCAPLHGIAQMAAPTAAYWSEKYNQLVADLKKKKGYIVVSYIPLIPVEEISKAYKQVESAADEKDDVPNSSSSKSE; this comes from the exons ATGGCTACTGATAAG GTTGAGATGGAGAAAAGTGAGGAGAATTTGAAACATCTTGGGTTTGTTAGGGTGTTGGCTATAAACACTGCGGTTTTGGTGTCAAATCTGTATGAATACGCGAAGCAGAACTCGGGGCCTTTGAGATCGACTCTGGGTACTGTAGAGAACGCGGTAACTACCGTGGTAAGGCCTGTTTACGAGAGGCTTAAAGGTGTTCCTGATGAAGTCCTTATTTTCCTAGACCAGAAG GTGGACGATGGAGCAGCAAAATTTGATGAGCATGCTCCTCCCTTGGCCAAGAAGGTTGTCAGCAAAGCCCAGTCCGTGTTTCAGAAGGCATCAGAAGTAGCACAAAACTTGTTCAAGGAAGTCCAAGTTGCTGGTCCTCGCGCAGCTATCAATCACGCTGGTGCATTGTCCAAGCAATTGGCTACTAGTCAAGTGGCAGTACTCTGGTATCATGTAAATCATTGTGCGCCGTTGCATGGAATCGCACAGATGGCTGCTCCTACAGCTGCTTACTGGTCTGAGAAGTATAATCAGCTAGTTGCtgacttgaagaagaagaaaggttaTATTGTTGTCAGCTACATTCCTTTGATACCAGTTGAAGAAATCTCAAAGGCATATAAACAGGTTGAGTCTGCCGCGGATGAGAAAGACGATGTTCCTAATTCCAGTTCAAGCAAATCCGAATGA